The Caldicellulosiruptor changbaiensis genome has a segment encoding these proteins:
- a CDS encoding IS1634-like element ISCsa8 family transposase, whose amino-acid sequence MFVKITNAGCYQYVRLVENYRENGKVKQRVLFNFGRLDLLKSDPAFKNIVKKLSDIVEKTTTGNTKAVTIESEEDVSDAVIKNWGYIVFRKLWEELEIDKFLKERATKGRKIKFDVDKVSFLMTIQRLIEPMSKLRTYHQRNKYFGFEEDIDLNQLYRCLDFLDSIKEDLETYLYQKNRDLFKMVVDVVFYDVTTIYFESCRADELKNFGFSKDNKINEVQVVLGLLVDKEGRPIGYELFPGNTIDSKTMVKILRKLKEKFSIDKIVIVADKGLNSRLNLKMIKEAGYDYIVASRLKNASKEVLDEVFEQEGYKRLDGKSCLNAEEIYGDEFKYKVLERTNVIKDEEGKEFKIEERLIITYSSKRAKKDKEDRERLVSKAKELLENKGSITALEKKGARKYLKKKSKSEEYVLDEEAIKRDEKFDGYYAIQTSKKDMDVEEVLGAYHDLWKIEQSFRVMKSCLEVRPIYHFTESRIKGHFVICFLAFLLQRTLEYILRKKGKGISSEGIMEAIDSMNFIEIEIKGKKYLIKQRTEGGAGDILNVMKIKGPKNFITYEEGLEFIGIRK is encoded by the coding sequence ATGTTTGTCAAAATAACTAATGCTGGCTGTTACCAGTATGTTAGATTAGTCGAAAACTATCGTGAAAATGGCAAGGTAAAACAAAGAGTGTTATTTAATTTTGGTAGACTTGATCTTCTCAAAAGTGATCCTGCTTTTAAAAACATTGTAAAAAAACTATCCGACATTGTTGAAAAAACAACTACTGGGAATACAAAAGCTGTTACTATTGAATCTGAAGAGGATGTATCGGATGCAGTTATAAAAAATTGGGGATACATTGTATTCAGAAAGTTATGGGAAGAACTTGAAATAGATAAGTTTTTAAAAGAGAGAGCAACAAAAGGGAGAAAGATAAAATTTGATGTAGACAAAGTAAGTTTTTTAATGACCATACAGAGATTGATAGAACCTATGAGCAAACTAAGAACTTATCATCAGAGAAATAAATATTTTGGATTTGAAGAGGATATAGATTTAAATCAGTTGTACAGGTGTTTAGATTTTCTTGACAGTATAAAAGAGGATTTAGAGACGTATCTGTATCAGAAAAATAGGGATTTATTTAAGATGGTAGTTGATGTAGTTTTTTATGACGTGACGACAATATACTTTGAGAGTTGTAGAGCCGATGAACTTAAAAATTTTGGTTTTAGCAAAGACAACAAGATAAATGAAGTACAGGTTGTGTTAGGGCTTTTGGTAGACAAAGAAGGCAGGCCGATAGGTTATGAACTTTTTCCTGGCAATACAATAGATAGCAAGACAATGGTAAAGATACTGAGGAAACTGAAGGAAAAATTTAGTATAGATAAGATAGTGATAGTAGCAGACAAAGGGCTCAACAGCAGATTAAATTTAAAGATGATAAAAGAAGCGGGATACGATTATATAGTAGCAAGCAGATTAAAGAATGCAAGTAAAGAAGTTTTAGATGAAGTATTTGAGCAAGAAGGATATAAAAGGCTTGATGGAAAAAGTTGTTTGAATGCTGAAGAAATTTATGGGGATGAATTCAAATATAAGGTATTGGAAAGAACAAATGTTATCAAGGATGAAGAGGGTAAAGAGTTTAAAATAGAAGAGAGACTGATAATAACGTATTCAAGCAAGAGAGCTAAGAAAGACAAAGAAGACAGAGAGAGATTGGTATCAAAAGCCAAAGAGCTTTTAGAGAACAAAGGAAGTATAACAGCCTTAGAGAAAAAAGGTGCGAGGAAATATTTGAAGAAGAAATCAAAGTCAGAAGAATATGTACTGGATGAGGAAGCGATAAAACGAGATGAGAAGTTTGACGGTTATTATGCAATACAAACGAGCAAAAAGGATATGGATGTAGAAGAAGTTTTAGGAGCATATCACGATTTATGGAAGATAGAACAGTCATTCAGAGTAATGAAAAGCTGTTTAGAAGTACGACCGATATATCACTTTACAGAAAGCAGAATAAAAGGACATTTTGTGATATGTTTTTTGGCATTTTTATTACAGAGGACATTGGAATATATTTTGAGGAAAAAAGGTAAAGGAATAAGTAGTGAAGGGATAATGGAAGCAATAGATTCAATGAATTTTATTGAAATAGAGATAAAAGGGAAGAAATATTTGATAAAGCAAAGGACAGAAGGAGGAGCTGGAGATATACTGAATGTGATGAAGATAAAGGGGCCGAAAAATTTCATCACATATGAGGAAGGCTTAGAATTTATTGGTATAAGGAAATGA
- a CDS encoding rhamnulokinase translates to MKTINCVGADFGASSGRVFVGSFNGESLELFEVHRFENTPVRINQSLFWDFLYLFNNLKIGIYKAKKQFGELHSIGIDTWGVDYGLVDKRGDLLSNPYHYRDLRTKNAIEEVSRIVSLDKIYEITGIQFMNFNTIFQLYIDYKTRKDIMKNVDSLLFMPDLFAYFLTGVKVNEYTIASTSQLIDAQKRGWSDELIEKLGFEKRIFNDIIYPGNVLGKLTPDVQEELEIGAIPVIAVGSHDTASAVAASPFSDGKTTVYLSCGTWSLMGVELESPLINQNSFNKNFTNEGGVENKIRFLKNITGLWLIQQIRSTWSKKYEEVSFNKISELAQKSNYEYAIDPDSDEFLAPIDILAEIKKWCKNHFGKEPQDLGDIAKAAYSGIVQKYKKTIEEIEELTGFSISKINMVGGGIKDKYLCELTAKETKREVIAGPVEATVLGNIMLQLIALGHVKDLREARELLKKSVQFEIYTGR, encoded by the coding sequence ATGAAAACAATCAATTGCGTTGGTGCTGATTTTGGTGCGTCAAGCGGGAGAGTGTTTGTTGGAAGTTTCAATGGTGAGAGTTTAGAGCTTTTTGAAGTGCACAGGTTTGAAAATACCCCCGTAAGAATTAACCAGAGTTTATTTTGGGATTTTTTGTACTTGTTTAACAACTTGAAAATTGGGATTTACAAAGCTAAAAAACAATTTGGAGAACTTCACAGTATTGGGATTGACACTTGGGGAGTTGACTATGGACTTGTTGACAAAAGAGGTGACTTGCTTTCAAATCCTTATCATTACAGGGATTTGAGGACGAAAAACGCAATTGAAGAGGTATCGAGAATAGTTTCGCTTGACAAAATTTATGAGATAACAGGCATTCAGTTTATGAATTTCAACACAATCTTTCAGCTTTACATAGACTACAAAACACGGAAGGATATAATGAAAAATGTAGATTCGCTTTTGTTCATGCCAGACCTTTTTGCATATTTTTTGACAGGTGTTAAAGTAAACGAATACACCATTGCATCAACCTCACAGCTAATAGATGCACAAAAAAGAGGATGGTCAGATGAACTGATAGAAAAACTTGGGTTTGAAAAAAGAATATTTAATGATATAATTTATCCAGGAAATGTTTTAGGCAAATTAACACCTGATGTTCAAGAAGAGCTTGAAATTGGCGCTATTCCTGTCATTGCAGTTGGTAGCCATGATACAGCTTCTGCGGTTGCCGCTTCGCCTTTTTCTGATGGCAAAACCACAGTGTATCTCAGCTGTGGTACATGGTCGCTGATGGGAGTGGAGCTTGAAAGTCCTCTTATTAATCAAAATAGTTTTAACAAAAACTTCACAAACGAGGGCGGAGTGGAAAACAAAATAAGGTTTTTAAAGAACATCACTGGTCTTTGGCTCATCCAGCAGATAAGAAGCACATGGAGCAAGAAGTATGAAGAGGTAAGCTTTAATAAGATCAGTGAACTTGCTCAAAAATCGAACTATGAGTACGCAATTGACCCTGACAGTGATGAATTTTTAGCACCAATTGACATTCTGGCAGAGATAAAGAAGTGGTGCAAAAATCATTTTGGAAAAGAACCACAAGACTTAGGGGACATTGCAAAAGCAGCCTACAGTGGGATTGTACAAAAGTACAAAAAGACAATTGAAGAGATTGAAGAGCTAACAGGTTTTAGCATTTCTAAAATCAACATGGTTGGTGGTGGAATAAAGGATAAGTATCTTTGTGAGCTTACAGCAAAAGAGACAAAAAGAGAGGTTATAGCAGGGCCTGTTGAGGCAACAGTACTGGGCAACATTATGCTTCAACTAATAGCACTTGGACATGTTAAGGATTTGCGTGAGGCAAGAGAGCTTCTTAAAAAGAGTGTTCAGTTTGAAATCTATACGGGGAGGTAA
- a CDS encoding DeoR/GlpR family DNA-binding transcription regulator → MLAIERRQKIMAMLNENKSVLVPELAKLFNVTEETIRRDLEKLEKEGLLKRTYGGAVLVENYNVDIPFEFRNATNIEGKKQIALTLIKYIEDGDTLVMDSSTSALQVAKLLKTKKKITVITNSEQIVNELKVFEDIKVISTGGTLRNRSLSLVGPIAENTLKSLNANKAIISCKGFDIEKGFTESNELEAQVKKMMIEIADQVYMIADHTKMNKTALVNIATLDDVDFIFTDKVLPPSQENAIREKNVEIVYC, encoded by the coding sequence GTGCTTGCGATTGAACGAAGACAAAAGATAATGGCAATGCTAAATGAAAACAAGAGTGTGCTTGTTCCAGAGCTTGCAAAGCTTTTTAATGTCACAGAAGAAACTATTAGGCGCGACCTTGAGAAGCTTGAAAAGGAAGGACTTTTAAAAAGAACATATGGCGGAGCAGTCTTGGTTGAAAACTACAATGTTGATATTCCATTTGAGTTCAGAAATGCAACAAATATTGAAGGCAAAAAACAAATAGCTCTGACTTTAATAAAGTATATCGAAGATGGCGACACGCTTGTTATGGACTCAAGCACATCAGCTCTGCAGGTTGCAAAGCTTCTCAAGACCAAAAAGAAGATAACAGTCATAACAAACTCTGAGCAGATAGTAAATGAGCTCAAGGTTTTCGAAGACATCAAGGTAATTTCTACAGGTGGGACGCTGAGAAATAGGTCACTTTCGCTTGTTGGACCTATTGCAGAGAATACATTGAAATCTCTTAATGCAAACAAGGCTATAATTTCATGTAAAGGGTTTGACATTGAAAAAGGCTTTACAGAGTCAAACGAGCTTGAAGCACAGGTAAAAAAGATGATGATTGAGATAGCAGACCAGGTTTATATGATTGCAGACCACACAAAGATGAACAAAACAGCACTTGTCAACATTGCAACACTTGATGATGTAGACTTTATCTTCACCGACAAGGTACTGCCACCAAGCCAAGAAAATGCAATAAGGGAAAAGAATGTTGAGATCGTATACTGTTAA